One part of the Vidua macroura isolate BioBank_ID:100142 chromosome 14, ASM2450914v1, whole genome shotgun sequence genome encodes these proteins:
- the DLG3 gene encoding disks large homolog 3 isoform X13: protein MMNSSMSSGSGSLRTSEKRSLYVRALFDYDRTRDSCLPSQGLSFSYGDILHVINASDDEWWQARLVTPHGESEQIGVIPSKKRVEKKERARLKTVKFHARTGMIESNRSIKTKRKKSFRLSRKFPFYKSKENLAQESSGQEQGVTSNTSDSESSSKGQEDTILSYEPVTRQEIHYARPVIILGPTKDRINDDLISEFPHKFGSCVPHTTRPRRENEVDGQDYHFVVSREQMEKDIQDNKFIEAGQFNDNLYGTSIQSVRAVAERGKHCILDVSGNAIKRLRQAQLYPIAIFIKPKSIEALMEMNRRQTYEQANKVFDKAMKLEQEFGEYFTAIVQGDSLEEIYSKIKQIIEDQSGHYIWVPSPEKL from the exons ATGATGAACAGCAGCATGAGCTCCGGCTCCGGCTCGCTGCGGACAAGCGAGAAGAGATCGCTCTATGTCCG agCCCTGTTTGACTATGACCGGACCCGGGACAGCTGCTTGCCCAGCCAGGGACTCAGCTTCTCCTACGGGGACATCCTGCATGTCATCAATGCCTCTGATGACGAGTGGTGGCAAGCCAGGCTCGTCACACCCCACGGTGAGAGCGAGCAGATCGGGGTCATCCCCAGCAAGAAGAG GGTGGAAAAGAAGGAGAGAGCACGGTTGAAAACAGTGAAGTTCCACGCCAGGACTGGCATGATTGAGTCCAACAGG TCGATCAAAACGAAACGTAAAAAGAGTTTTCGCCTCTCTCGAAAGTTTCCATTTTACAAGAGCAAAGAGAACCTGGCCCAGGAGAGCAGCGGACAGGAAC AGGGCGTGACATCAAACACCAGTGACAGCGAGAGCAGTTCCA AAGGACAAGAGGACACCATCCTGTCGTACGAGCCAGTGACACGGCAAGAAA TTCACTATGCGAGGCCGGTGATCATCCTGGGGCCAACAAAGGACCGAATTAACGACGACCTCATCTCTGAATTCCCACACAAGTTTGGTTCCTGCGTGCCCC ACACCACCAGGCCTCGGCGCGAGAACGAGGTGGACGGCCAGGACTACCACTTTGTTGTATCCCGGGAGCAGATGGAGAAAGACATTCAGGACAACAAGTTCATAGAGGCTGGGCAGTTCAATGACAATCTCTATGGGACCAGCATCCAGTCAGTGCGAGCGGTGGCAGAGAGG GGGAAGCACTGCATCCTGGATGTGTCTGGCAATGCTATCAAGAGGTTGCGACAAGCACAACTTTATCCCATTGCCATTTTCATCAAACCAAAATCCATTGAAGCCCTCAT GGAGATGAACCGGAGACAGACATATGAACAGGCCAACAAGGTCTTTGACAAAGCCATGAAACTTGAGCAAGAGTTTGGAGAATATTTTACAG CCATCGTACAAGGAGACTCTCTTGAAGAAATTTACAGCAAAATCAAACAGATCATTGAGGATCAGTCTGGGCACTACATCTGGGTCCCGTCCCCAGAGAAACTCTGA